In Thermofilum pendens Hrk 5, the sequence GCACTCCTCGACCAACCTGCGGAACTCCACGCGCTTCGTAGCGCCAATGAGCGTGGAGGCCCAGCCCAGCTCCTCCTCGTAACCGTAGACACGCACCTGCCACTGAAAGCTCAGCCTGGTGCTACCGAGTATGCCCGCCGTAACGCCGAGCCTGGCATCGTCGCTTGGAAAGGTTGCGAGCGTCGCTGGCAACTGCCACGGTTGAGTGGTACCGAAACGTACGTCGCTGTAGCGCCCGTGAGGGGGTGTCACATCCGTAAGGATCCACCCCTTCTGCAGGCTCCTGAGAACATCGCTCGGAGTATTCACTAGAACCTGGGGAAACTCCGATTCGACCCAGAAGCCCTCCAATGGGATGTGTACGGACCAGCCATGCGTAGGCTTCGAGACCCTCACGTGCCAGTTCTCTCTAGGTATGTATACATGCCAGACTTTACCCTTCTTCTCAGCTCTAAGACCGTCGGCGCCGGCGTCGACGATTGCTTGCAACCTTCCTTTGAGCTCCATTACCGCGCCTCCTTCGCGTGGCTTCTCGTCGTCGTTCAGCAAGAGATACTTCCTCAAGTCATAGTCGATGAACCTGTAAAACCTCGGGTAAACGCTGTCCGGCACGACGCTGTAGCCGTTTACGAGGAACTTGGTGAAGTCCCAGTTAATCCCAGACACCGTATCGTAGAGGCCGCGGTAGTGTATCTCGCCCCTCTTCTTCTTACCCCTGGACCTCCTCTTATCCTCTGTTCTGGTGGCGTAGAGGCTTAAAGCCGCCCTCCTCCACGTCTCCTCCCTAACAGTCTTCTCGATTTCCTCATACCCCATCATATCAACCATATTTCACCCGTCCTTAAATGGTGGAGGGGGCGCCCCTGCGAAGGCGTGCTCGAGGGTTATCGTGCGAACCATCGGCGCGCTTTCGCGTCTTCTGGCTAGCACTCTTAGGCGTGACGGGCTCTACGAGGCGCGCCTAGTAGAGGCTTTGGACGCAATCGAAGAGTTTTTAACCTCCGTGAGAGGCGCGACCCCGCAAGTCGAGGAAGACGAAGAGCTGGAGCGCGAGCTTAAGGGGTGCGTCGAGGAGCTTAGGGAGCTCGGACTAGCGTAAAAAATCTTTTTCCCGTTTTCCCTTTTTCCCTGGTTTGTAAACCAAGGGGCTTTCCCGTGTTTCGCGCGCTAGTTTCCCCTACGTTCGCGCGCGCCGACGCGCCGCGTCCGTATGCGCGCGTTGCCGCCGCAAAGCTTAAAACACATGTATATGTGGGTCTTGAAGGGTGTAGATGGTCAACGCGAAGTTCGTGCCTCCGAGACTACTGATAGAAGAGCTGGCCGCGTATCTCAAGGAAAACGTGAAAGAGATACAGCCACCCGAGTGGGCTCTGTACGCGAAGACAGGTCCTACCAGGGAGCGACCCCCGCAAGACCCAGACTGGTGGTACAAGAGGTGCGCCGCCCTTCTCAGGAAAATATACCTGGAGGGTCCTGTTGGGCTTGAACGGCTCCGCACGGCGTACGGCGGTAGAACAAAGAACACCGTGAAGCGTAAACACTTCAAGAAAGCCGGAGGCTCCGCCATAAGGAAAGCTCTCCAACAACTTGAAAGCGCCGGGCTCGTCGCGAAGACCCCGAGAGGGCGCGTAATCACCGAGAAGGGGAGGGCGCTCGTAGACACTACGGCGTTACGCATATTCAAAAAGCTGGTAGAAGAGAGACCAGAGCTCTCCAAGTACCTCGCGAAGCCTGCAAGTACACCCGTAAGCACGGAGTCGTAGAATAGCTTTAAAGCTCTATATCATTTCTTAGAAGTGAGGTGACAGCTTTGTCTTATGATGAAGGCGGAGAAGAACTAGAAGAGATTAAACGGCGAAAACTGTTAGAGTACCAGCGCGCCCTCGAAGCCGAGAAAGCCAAAGAGGAACAGAAAGCACGAGAGGAGGCTATGCGGCAGGAGATTTTAAGGCGTATTCTCACACCGGAGGCTCGTGCAAGGCTCTCTAATCTCAAGCTCGTGAAACCGGAGCTTGTAGAGGCGTTGGAGATTCAGCTCATACAGCTCGCTGAGTCTAGAAGTGTAAGGGTACCTATAGACGACGAAACCCTTAAACAGATACTTGCAAGACTATACGAAGCACAACGCGCGAGAGAGGTAAAGTTCAGGGTGAGCTTTTAGGCCTACACCCTAGGACTAGCACACCCTTCGACGCGAAAAATTTAATACCGCTGTGAAGGTGGGGAAGAAGGGGTGTCGGAAAGGTGGCCCACTTTAAGCCTCTAGGCAAGAAACTAAGACTGGCAGCGGCTGTAAGAAGCAACGAGCAGGTACCGATATGGGTTATCTCGAAGACTTTGGGGAAGGTTAGAAGGAAGCCTAGGAGGAACTGGAGAAGGAGCAGGATGCAGCTATAAGCATGGGGGTGATTCGCGATGCCGGGGAAAATGGCTGATGGGGAGTATACGAGGACCTACGTGATTAACCTTAGGAGGGTTTACTCTGCCCCGAGAAAGAAGAGGGCTAAGGTCGCCGTGAGGGCTATAAGGGACTTTATAGCTCGGCACCTACGCTTCCCAGACCGGATAAAGATAAGCCCGGAGCTCAACTTGATAGTATGGTCTAGGAGCATAGAAAAGCCTCCGCGCAAAGTAAAGGTGGACGTAAGCTTCAAGGTGGAGGATGGTAGGGTCACAGAGGTAGAGGTTCTCCCGCACGGAGCTAAGGAGCAAAAGACGACGGAGTGACGATTCGATGGTTAACGTCGAAGCTATCTCTCTTTACGGTACGCCAAACATCGGTGTCTACATATTTGCAAACGACCGGTTCGCGCTAATCC encodes:
- a CDS encoding 30S ribosomal protein S19e, producing MVNAKFVPPRLLIEELAAYLKENVKEIQPPEWALYAKTGPTRERPPQDPDWWYKRCAALLRKIYLEGPVGLERLRTAYGGRTKNTVKRKHFKKAGGSAIRKALQQLESAGLVAKTPRGRVITEKGRALVDTTALRIFKKLVEERPELSKYLAKPASTPVSTES
- a CDS encoding DNA-binding protein, whose amino-acid sequence is MSYDEGGEELEEIKRRKLLEYQRALEAEKAKEEQKAREEAMRQEILRRILTPEARARLSNLKLVKPELVEALEIQLIQLAESRSVRVPIDDETLKQILARLYEAQRAREVKFRVSF
- a CDS encoding 50S ribosomal protein L39e; amino-acid sequence: MAHFKPLGKKLRLAAAVRSNEQVPIWVISKTLGKVRRKPRRNWRRSRMQL
- a CDS encoding 50S ribosomal protein L31e, translated to MPGKMADGEYTRTYVINLRRVYSAPRKKRAKVAVRAIRDFIARHLRFPDRIKISPELNLIVWSRSIEKPPRKVKVDVSFKVEDGRVTEVEVLPHGAKEQKTTE